One region of Bubalus bubalis isolate 160015118507 breed Murrah chromosome 15, NDDB_SH_1, whole genome shotgun sequence genomic DNA includes:
- the PARP10 gene encoding protein mono-ADP-ribosyltransferase PARP10 isoform X4: MGEAEAEVGAAVELSGLPSSIPDELLTLYFENRRSSGGGPVASWQRLGHGGILTFEEPADAARVLAWPEHTLQGARLSLRPAPPRASARLLLQGLPPGTTPQLLEQYVQALLCAAGHPEQPCHALASPRPDRALVQLPKPLSEAVAERVLQRDHRLQGSELKLVPHYDVLEPEKLTEDTGGGSCPGDRGPGAPRHILQEAGGPAREQHYAGDVTLGSEEAPGQSGASLSTGPQWDSSSLAPAGPVSSGPWGSSEEEGLGSPRTVGSPDPVEIAVRSSEQVASVSQGPAGSPGQQGLVEMVLAMEPGAMRFIQLYHEDLLTGLEDVALFPLEGSDTTGFRLCGALAPCRAAKEFLQSLLGSVSCHMLSLKHPGSARFLLSPEGQHLLRELEAQFQCVFRTEHLAGAVLDMDLEEVGPTEALQALPGLSSTPWPPDDPDGDQENSGLEEVRELLATLEGLDGEDWLPLELGEEEPEGQPEEEVTTLRSGEGPLAPSTREPEWLQEEAELQLALYRSLQPRGQAAEQEEAALQQALALSLLEPPPLSGEQELLWGQGPGGRAQLEVHASFERDMDELDRALEAALEVHLREELVGAPGCVLPAELCARLERCHGVSVALHGGHIVLRGFGVQPTHAARHLAALLAGPRDQSSAFPLAASCSTLPQQRLKEPLGRLERLAESSSEFQAVVQAFCDTLDTAHGRIHVVRVERVLHPLLQQQYELHRERLEQCCERPAEQVLYHGTAMPTVPDICAHGFNRSFCGRNGALYGQGVYFAKRASLSVLDRYSPPDAEGHKAVFVARVLTGDYGQGQRGLRAPPPRPAGHALLRYDSAVDCLHRPSIFVIFHDTQALPTHLITCKHKSRSLPEDAPALLSTSPAT; encoded by the exons ATGGGGGAGGCTGAGGCGGAGGTGGGAGCTGCAGTGGAGCTCAGTGGTCTGCCCTCCAGCATCCCAGACGAACTGCTCACGCTCTACTTCGAGAACCGCCGAAGCTCCGGGGGTGGGCCTGTGGCGAGTTGGCAGAGACTCGGCCACGGGGGCATCCTCACCTTTGAGGAGCCTGCAG ATGCCGCGAGGGTCCTGGCCTGGCCGGAGCACACTCTGCAGGGGGCCCGGCTGAGCCTGCGGCCAGCCCCACCACGCGCCTCTGCGCGCCTGCTGCTCCAAGGATTGCCTCCTGGCACCACACCCCAGCTCCTGGAGCAGTATGTCCAAGCTCTGCTTTGTGCCGCCGGGCACCCGGAGCAGCCTTGCCACGCCCTGGCCAGTCCCCGACCAGATCGCGCCCTGGTGCAACTGCCCAAGCCCCTTTCTGAGGCAG TGGCCGAGCGGGTGCTGCAGCGGGACCACCGGCTGCAGGGCTCAGAGCTGAAACTTGTCCCTCACTACGATGTCCTGGAGCCTGAGAAGCTCACTGAGGACACAGGTGGAGGAAGCTGCCCGGGCGACCGGGGGCCTGGGGCCCCCAGGCACATTCTCCAGGAGGCAGGAGGACCAGCAAGGGAACAGCATTATGCTGGGGATGTCACACTGGGCTCTGAGGAGGCGCCAGGGCAGTCAGGAGCCTCTCTGAGCACAGGCCCTCAATGGGACAGCTCGTCGCTGGCACCGGCTGGGCCAGTCAGCTCAGGGCCCTGGGGGTCTTCAGAAGAGGAGGGACTGGGGAGCCCGAGGACTGTGGGGTCTCCGGACCCAGTGGAGATCGCCGTGCGCTCTTCAGAGCAGGTGGCGTCAGTGAGCCAGGGGCCCGCGGGGTCACCGGGGCAGCAGGGCCTGGTGGAGATGGTGCTGGCAATGGAGCCGGGAGCAATGCGCTTCATTCAGCTCTATCATGAGGATCTTCTCACCGGCCTGGAAGATGTGGCCCTCTTCCCACTCGAGGGCTCAGATACGACTGGATTCCGG CTCTGCGGAGCCCTGGCCCCATGCCGGGCAGCGAAGGAGTTTCTGCAAAGTCTGCTGGGCAGCGTTAGCTGTCACATGCTGAGCCTGAAGCACCCAGGCAGTGCCAGGTTCCTGCTGAGCCCAGAGGGGCAGCACCTTCTCCGGGAGCTGGAGGCACAGTTCCAGTGCGTCTTCAGGACAGAGCATCTGGCTGGGGCCGTCCTGGACATGGACCTGGAAGAG GTGGGCCCCACTGAGGCCCTGCAGGCCCTCCCTGGCCTCTCCTCCACCCCGTGGCCTCCAGACGATCCGGACGGTGACCAGGAGAACTCAGGCCTGG aGGAGGTCCGAGAGCTGCTGGCCACTCTGGAGGGCCTGGATGGGGAAGACTGGCTGCCACTGGAGCTAGGGgaggaggagcctgaggggcagCCAGAGGAGGAGGTGACAACCCTCAGGTCTGGGGAGGGGCCCTTGGCCCCCAGCACGAGAGAGCCTGAGTGGCTGCAGGAGGAAGCTGAGCTACAGCTGGCGCTCTACCGGTCCCTGCAGCCGCGGGGCCAGGCAGCCGAGCAGGAGGAGGCCGCGCTGCAGCAGGCCCTGGCCCTCTCCCTGCTGGAGCCGCCCCCCCTGAGTGGGGAGCAGGAGCTCCTCTGGGGCCAGGGCCCGGGTGGCCGGGCCCAGCTGGAGGTGCACGCCTCCTTCGAGCGGGATATGGACGAGCTGGACCGGGCCTTGGAGGCCGCCTTGGAGGTGCACCTCAGGGAGGAGCTGGTGGGGGCCCCGGGCTGTGTGCTGCCCGCGGAGCTGTGCGCCCGCCTAGAGCGGTGCCATGGTGTGAGTGTTGCCCTGCACGGTGGCCACATCGTCCTCCGCGGCTTTGGGGTCCAGCCTACCCACGCGGCCCGTCACCTGGCAGCGCTGCTGGCTGGCCCCCGGGATCAGAGCTCGGCCTTTCCCTTGGCGGCTTCCTGCTCCACAC tGCCACAGCAGAGGCTGAAGGAGCCCCTGGGCAGGCTGGAGCGTCTCGCTGAGAGCAGCAGTGAGTTCCAGGCGGTGGTGCAGGCCTTCTGTGACACGCTGGACACGGCCCACGGCAGGATCCACGTAGTGCGG GTGGAGCGCGTGCTACACCCGCTGCTGCAGCAGCAGTACGAGCTGCACCGGGAGCGCCTGGAGCAGTGCTGTGAGCGGCCGGCCGAGCAGGTCCTGTACCACGGCACAGCGATGCCCACCGTCCCCGACATCTGCGCGCACGGCTTCAACCGCAGCTTCTGCGGCCGCAATG GTGCGCTCTACGGACAGGGCGTGTACTTCGCCAAGCGCGCCTCCCTGTCGGTGCTGGACCGCTACTCGCCCCCCGATGCCGAGGGCCACAAGGCAGTGTTCGTGGCGCGGGTGCTGACCGGTGACTACGGGCAGGGCCAGCGCGGGCTGCGGGCACCCCCTCCGCGGCCCGCCGGGCACGCGCTCCTGCGTTATGACAGCGCGGTGGACTGCCTCCACCGGCCCAGCATCTTCGTCATCTTCCACGACACCCAGGCGCTACCCACCCACCTCATCACTTGCAAGCACAAGTCCCGGTCTCTCCCCGAAGACGCCCCTGCGCTCCTCAGCACCTCCCCAGCCACCTGA
- the PARP10 gene encoding protein mono-ADP-ribosyltransferase PARP10 isoform X2: MGEAEAEVGAAVELSGLPSSIPDELLTLYFENRRSSGGGPVASWQRLGHGGILTFEEPADAARVLAWPEHTLQGARLSLRPAPPRASARLLLQGLPPGTTPQLLEQYVQALLCAAGHPEQPCHALASPRPDRALVQLPKPLSEAEAGVLEEHSRALGLEGAEVSLAWVPQAWAVRVVGGDPPADLLLLELYLENERRSGGGPLEGMRSLPGHLGTVVSFQHWRVAERVLQRDHRLQGSELKLVPHYDVLEPEKLTEDTGGGSCPGDRGPGAPRHILQEAGGPAREQHYAGDVTLGSEEAPGQSGASLSTGPQWDSSSLAPAGPVSSGPWGSSEEEGLGSPRTVGSPDPVEIAVRSSEQVASVSQGPAGSPGQQGLVEMVLAMEPGAMRFIQLYHEDLLTGLEDVALFPLEGSDTTGFRLCGALAPCRAAKEFLQSLLGSVSCHMLSLKHPGSARFLLSPEGQHLLRELEAQFQCVFRTEHLAGAVLDMDLEEVGPTEALQALPGLSSTPWPPDDPDGDQENSGLEEVRELLATLEGLDGEDWLPLELGEEEPEGQPEEEVTTLRSGEGPLAPSTREPEWLQEEAELQLALYRSLQPRGQAAEQEEAALQQALALSLLEPPPLSGEQELLWGQGPGGRAQLEVHASFERDMDELDRALEAALEVHLREELVGAPGCVLPAELCARLERCHGVSVALHGGHIVLRGFGVQPTHAARHLAALLAGPRDQSSAFPLAASCSTLPQQRLKEPLGRLERLAESSSEFQAVVQAFCDTLDTAHGRIHVVRVERVLHPLLQQQYELHRERLEQCCERPAEQVLYHGTAMPTVPDICAHGFNRSFCGRNGALYGQGVYFAKRASLSVLDRYSPPDAEGHKAVFVARVLTGDYGQGQRGLRAPPPRPAGHALLRYDSAVDCLHRPSIFVIFHDTQALPTHLITCKHKSRSLPEDAPALLSTSPAT; this comes from the exons ATGGGGGAGGCTGAGGCGGAGGTGGGAGCTGCAGTGGAGCTCAGTGGTCTGCCCTCCAGCATCCCAGACGAACTGCTCACGCTCTACTTCGAGAACCGCCGAAGCTCCGGGGGTGGGCCTGTGGCGAGTTGGCAGAGACTCGGCCACGGGGGCATCCTCACCTTTGAGGAGCCTGCAG ATGCCGCGAGGGTCCTGGCCTGGCCGGAGCACACTCTGCAGGGGGCCCGGCTGAGCCTGCGGCCAGCCCCACCACGCGCCTCTGCGCGCCTGCTGCTCCAAGGATTGCCTCCTGGCACCACACCCCAGCTCCTGGAGCAGTATGTCCAAGCTCTGCTTTGTGCCGCCGGGCACCCGGAGCAGCCTTGCCACGCCCTGGCCAGTCCCCGACCAGATCGCGCCCTGGTGCAACTGCCCAAGCCCCTTTCTGAGGCAG AGGCTGGTGTCCTGGAGGAGCACTCCCGGGCCCTGGGCCTGGAGGGGGCTGAGGTCTCCCTGGCTTGGGTGCCCCAGGCCTGGGCAGTGCGTGTGGTAGGAGGCGACCCCCCtgcagacctgctgctgctggagcTGTACCTGGAGAATGAGCGCCGCAGTGGCGGGGGGCCCCTGGAGGGCATGCGCAGCCTTCCAGGGCACCTGGGCACCGTCGTCTCCTTCCAGCACTGGCGGG TGGCCGAGCGGGTGCTGCAGCGGGACCACCGGCTGCAGGGCTCAGAGCTGAAACTTGTCCCTCACTACGATGTCCTGGAGCCTGAGAAGCTCACTGAGGACACAGGTGGAGGAAGCTGCCCGGGCGACCGGGGGCCTGGGGCCCCCAGGCACATTCTCCAGGAGGCAGGAGGACCAGCAAGGGAACAGCATTATGCTGGGGATGTCACACTGGGCTCTGAGGAGGCGCCAGGGCAGTCAGGAGCCTCTCTGAGCACAGGCCCTCAATGGGACAGCTCGTCGCTGGCACCGGCTGGGCCAGTCAGCTCAGGGCCCTGGGGGTCTTCAGAAGAGGAGGGACTGGGGAGCCCGAGGACTGTGGGGTCTCCGGACCCAGTGGAGATCGCCGTGCGCTCTTCAGAGCAGGTGGCGTCAGTGAGCCAGGGGCCCGCGGGGTCACCGGGGCAGCAGGGCCTGGTGGAGATGGTGCTGGCAATGGAGCCGGGAGCAATGCGCTTCATTCAGCTCTATCATGAGGATCTTCTCACCGGCCTGGAAGATGTGGCCCTCTTCCCACTCGAGGGCTCAGATACGACTGGATTCCGG CTCTGCGGAGCCCTGGCCCCATGCCGGGCAGCGAAGGAGTTTCTGCAAAGTCTGCTGGGCAGCGTTAGCTGTCACATGCTGAGCCTGAAGCACCCAGGCAGTGCCAGGTTCCTGCTGAGCCCAGAGGGGCAGCACCTTCTCCGGGAGCTGGAGGCACAGTTCCAGTGCGTCTTCAGGACAGAGCATCTGGCTGGGGCCGTCCTGGACATGGACCTGGAAGAG GTGGGCCCCACTGAGGCCCTGCAGGCCCTCCCTGGCCTCTCCTCCACCCCGTGGCCTCCAGACGATCCGGACGGTGACCAGGAGAACTCAGGCCTGG aGGAGGTCCGAGAGCTGCTGGCCACTCTGGAGGGCCTGGATGGGGAAGACTGGCTGCCACTGGAGCTAGGGgaggaggagcctgaggggcagCCAGAGGAGGAGGTGACAACCCTCAGGTCTGGGGAGGGGCCCTTGGCCCCCAGCACGAGAGAGCCTGAGTGGCTGCAGGAGGAAGCTGAGCTACAGCTGGCGCTCTACCGGTCCCTGCAGCCGCGGGGCCAGGCAGCCGAGCAGGAGGAGGCCGCGCTGCAGCAGGCCCTGGCCCTCTCCCTGCTGGAGCCGCCCCCCCTGAGTGGGGAGCAGGAGCTCCTCTGGGGCCAGGGCCCGGGTGGCCGGGCCCAGCTGGAGGTGCACGCCTCCTTCGAGCGGGATATGGACGAGCTGGACCGGGCCTTGGAGGCCGCCTTGGAGGTGCACCTCAGGGAGGAGCTGGTGGGGGCCCCGGGCTGTGTGCTGCCCGCGGAGCTGTGCGCCCGCCTAGAGCGGTGCCATGGTGTGAGTGTTGCCCTGCACGGTGGCCACATCGTCCTCCGCGGCTTTGGGGTCCAGCCTACCCACGCGGCCCGTCACCTGGCAGCGCTGCTGGCTGGCCCCCGGGATCAGAGCTCGGCCTTTCCCTTGGCGGCTTCCTGCTCCACAC tGCCACAGCAGAGGCTGAAGGAGCCCCTGGGCAGGCTGGAGCGTCTCGCTGAGAGCAGCAGTGAGTTCCAGGCGGTGGTGCAGGCCTTCTGTGACACGCTGGACACGGCCCACGGCAGGATCCACGTAGTGCGG GTGGAGCGCGTGCTACACCCGCTGCTGCAGCAGCAGTACGAGCTGCACCGGGAGCGCCTGGAGCAGTGCTGTGAGCGGCCGGCCGAGCAGGTCCTGTACCACGGCACAGCGATGCCCACCGTCCCCGACATCTGCGCGCACGGCTTCAACCGCAGCTTCTGCGGCCGCAATG GTGCGCTCTACGGACAGGGCGTGTACTTCGCCAAGCGCGCCTCCCTGTCGGTGCTGGACCGCTACTCGCCCCCCGATGCCGAGGGCCACAAGGCAGTGTTCGTGGCGCGGGTGCTGACCGGTGACTACGGGCAGGGCCAGCGCGGGCTGCGGGCACCCCCTCCGCGGCCCGCCGGGCACGCGCTCCTGCGTTATGACAGCGCGGTGGACTGCCTCCACCGGCCCAGCATCTTCGTCATCTTCCACGACACCCAGGCGCTACCCACCCACCTCATCACTTGCAAGCACAAGTCCCGGTCTCTCCCCGAAGACGCCCCTGCGCTCCTCAGCACCTCCCCAGCCACCTGA
- the PARP10 gene encoding protein mono-ADP-ribosyltransferase PARP10 isoform X1, with the protein MGEAEAEVGAAVELSGLPSSIPDELLTLYFENRRSSGGGPVASWQRLGHGGILTFEEPADAARVLAWPEHTLQGARLSLRPAPPRASARLLLQGLPPGTTPQLLEQYVQALLCAAGHPEQPCHALASPRPDRALVQLPKPLSEAEAGVLEEHSRALGLEGAEVSLAWVPQAWAVRVVGGDPPADLLLLELYLENERRSGGGPLEGMRSLPGHLGTVVSFQHWRGEWGRTGRFPTMAWSPDDLFFPFFQVAERVLQRDHRLQGSELKLVPHYDVLEPEKLTEDTGGGSCPGDRGPGAPRHILQEAGGPAREQHYAGDVTLGSEEAPGQSGASLSTGPQWDSSSLAPAGPVSSGPWGSSEEEGLGSPRTVGSPDPVEIAVRSSEQVASVSQGPAGSPGQQGLVEMVLAMEPGAMRFIQLYHEDLLTGLEDVALFPLEGSDTTGFRLCGALAPCRAAKEFLQSLLGSVSCHMLSLKHPGSARFLLSPEGQHLLRELEAQFQCVFRTEHLAGAVLDMDLEEVGPTEALQALPGLSSTPWPPDDPDGDQENSGLEEVRELLATLEGLDGEDWLPLELGEEEPEGQPEEEVTTLRSGEGPLAPSTREPEWLQEEAELQLALYRSLQPRGQAAEQEEAALQQALALSLLEPPPLSGEQELLWGQGPGGRAQLEVHASFERDMDELDRALEAALEVHLREELVGAPGCVLPAELCARLERCHGVSVALHGGHIVLRGFGVQPTHAARHLAALLAGPRDQSSAFPLAASCSTLPQQRLKEPLGRLERLAESSSEFQAVVQAFCDTLDTAHGRIHVVRVERVLHPLLQQQYELHRERLEQCCERPAEQVLYHGTAMPTVPDICAHGFNRSFCGRNGALYGQGVYFAKRASLSVLDRYSPPDAEGHKAVFVARVLTGDYGQGQRGLRAPPPRPAGHALLRYDSAVDCLHRPSIFVIFHDTQALPTHLITCKHKSRSLPEDAPALLSTSPAT; encoded by the exons ATGGGGGAGGCTGAGGCGGAGGTGGGAGCTGCAGTGGAGCTCAGTGGTCTGCCCTCCAGCATCCCAGACGAACTGCTCACGCTCTACTTCGAGAACCGCCGAAGCTCCGGGGGTGGGCCTGTGGCGAGTTGGCAGAGACTCGGCCACGGGGGCATCCTCACCTTTGAGGAGCCTGCAG ATGCCGCGAGGGTCCTGGCCTGGCCGGAGCACACTCTGCAGGGGGCCCGGCTGAGCCTGCGGCCAGCCCCACCACGCGCCTCTGCGCGCCTGCTGCTCCAAGGATTGCCTCCTGGCACCACACCCCAGCTCCTGGAGCAGTATGTCCAAGCTCTGCTTTGTGCCGCCGGGCACCCGGAGCAGCCTTGCCACGCCCTGGCCAGTCCCCGACCAGATCGCGCCCTGGTGCAACTGCCCAAGCCCCTTTCTGAGGCAG AGGCTGGTGTCCTGGAGGAGCACTCCCGGGCCCTGGGCCTGGAGGGGGCTGAGGTCTCCCTGGCTTGGGTGCCCCAGGCCTGGGCAGTGCGTGTGGTAGGAGGCGACCCCCCtgcagacctgctgctgctggagcTGTACCTGGAGAATGAGCGCCGCAGTGGCGGGGGGCCCCTGGAGGGCATGCGCAGCCTTCCAGGGCACCTGGGCACCGTCGTCTCCTTCCAGCACTGGCGGGGTGAGTGGGGCAGGACAGGGCGGTTCCCCACCATGGCTTGGAGCCCTGATGACctgttctttcccttcttccaagTGGCCGAGCGGGTGCTGCAGCGGGACCACCGGCTGCAGGGCTCAGAGCTGAAACTTGTCCCTCACTACGATGTCCTGGAGCCTGAGAAGCTCACTGAGGACACAGGTGGAGGAAGCTGCCCGGGCGACCGGGGGCCTGGGGCCCCCAGGCACATTCTCCAGGAGGCAGGAGGACCAGCAAGGGAACAGCATTATGCTGGGGATGTCACACTGGGCTCTGAGGAGGCGCCAGGGCAGTCAGGAGCCTCTCTGAGCACAGGCCCTCAATGGGACAGCTCGTCGCTGGCACCGGCTGGGCCAGTCAGCTCAGGGCCCTGGGGGTCTTCAGAAGAGGAGGGACTGGGGAGCCCGAGGACTGTGGGGTCTCCGGACCCAGTGGAGATCGCCGTGCGCTCTTCAGAGCAGGTGGCGTCAGTGAGCCAGGGGCCCGCGGGGTCACCGGGGCAGCAGGGCCTGGTGGAGATGGTGCTGGCAATGGAGCCGGGAGCAATGCGCTTCATTCAGCTCTATCATGAGGATCTTCTCACCGGCCTGGAAGATGTGGCCCTCTTCCCACTCGAGGGCTCAGATACGACTGGATTCCGG CTCTGCGGAGCCCTGGCCCCATGCCGGGCAGCGAAGGAGTTTCTGCAAAGTCTGCTGGGCAGCGTTAGCTGTCACATGCTGAGCCTGAAGCACCCAGGCAGTGCCAGGTTCCTGCTGAGCCCAGAGGGGCAGCACCTTCTCCGGGAGCTGGAGGCACAGTTCCAGTGCGTCTTCAGGACAGAGCATCTGGCTGGGGCCGTCCTGGACATGGACCTGGAAGAG GTGGGCCCCACTGAGGCCCTGCAGGCCCTCCCTGGCCTCTCCTCCACCCCGTGGCCTCCAGACGATCCGGACGGTGACCAGGAGAACTCAGGCCTGG aGGAGGTCCGAGAGCTGCTGGCCACTCTGGAGGGCCTGGATGGGGAAGACTGGCTGCCACTGGAGCTAGGGgaggaggagcctgaggggcagCCAGAGGAGGAGGTGACAACCCTCAGGTCTGGGGAGGGGCCCTTGGCCCCCAGCACGAGAGAGCCTGAGTGGCTGCAGGAGGAAGCTGAGCTACAGCTGGCGCTCTACCGGTCCCTGCAGCCGCGGGGCCAGGCAGCCGAGCAGGAGGAGGCCGCGCTGCAGCAGGCCCTGGCCCTCTCCCTGCTGGAGCCGCCCCCCCTGAGTGGGGAGCAGGAGCTCCTCTGGGGCCAGGGCCCGGGTGGCCGGGCCCAGCTGGAGGTGCACGCCTCCTTCGAGCGGGATATGGACGAGCTGGACCGGGCCTTGGAGGCCGCCTTGGAGGTGCACCTCAGGGAGGAGCTGGTGGGGGCCCCGGGCTGTGTGCTGCCCGCGGAGCTGTGCGCCCGCCTAGAGCGGTGCCATGGTGTGAGTGTTGCCCTGCACGGTGGCCACATCGTCCTCCGCGGCTTTGGGGTCCAGCCTACCCACGCGGCCCGTCACCTGGCAGCGCTGCTGGCTGGCCCCCGGGATCAGAGCTCGGCCTTTCCCTTGGCGGCTTCCTGCTCCACAC tGCCACAGCAGAGGCTGAAGGAGCCCCTGGGCAGGCTGGAGCGTCTCGCTGAGAGCAGCAGTGAGTTCCAGGCGGTGGTGCAGGCCTTCTGTGACACGCTGGACACGGCCCACGGCAGGATCCACGTAGTGCGG GTGGAGCGCGTGCTACACCCGCTGCTGCAGCAGCAGTACGAGCTGCACCGGGAGCGCCTGGAGCAGTGCTGTGAGCGGCCGGCCGAGCAGGTCCTGTACCACGGCACAGCGATGCCCACCGTCCCCGACATCTGCGCGCACGGCTTCAACCGCAGCTTCTGCGGCCGCAATG GTGCGCTCTACGGACAGGGCGTGTACTTCGCCAAGCGCGCCTCCCTGTCGGTGCTGGACCGCTACTCGCCCCCCGATGCCGAGGGCCACAAGGCAGTGTTCGTGGCGCGGGTGCTGACCGGTGACTACGGGCAGGGCCAGCGCGGGCTGCGGGCACCCCCTCCGCGGCCCGCCGGGCACGCGCTCCTGCGTTATGACAGCGCGGTGGACTGCCTCCACCGGCCCAGCATCTTCGTCATCTTCCACGACACCCAGGCGCTACCCACCCACCTCATCACTTGCAAGCACAAGTCCCGGTCTCTCCCCGAAGACGCCCCTGCGCTCCTCAGCACCTCCCCAGCCACCTGA